Part of the Candidatus Deferrimicrobiaceae bacterium genome, CGCGGCGATTGCCGCCTGATACCCGGAGCCCGTCCCCACTTCCAGGACGCGGTCCCCCGGTTTCAGGCGCAGGATCTCGGTCATGAACGCGACGACGTAGGGCTGCGAGATCGTCTGCCCCTCGCCGATCGGAAGCGGCCTCGGGTCGTAGGCCCTCGTGCGGTATTCGGCGGGGACGAGGAGATGACGAGGGACCTCCCGCATCGCCGCGAGAACCCGGGGATCCGAAATTCCCTCCCCGGCGATCTGGTCCCTCACCATCGCCTGTCGCTTTTCGTGGTACGGATCCTCCTGCGCTCCTCCCGGCGGAGCCGGGAGACAGAAAAGAACCGCCCAGAGGGCGATGACGAACCGGCGGGAACGCATCCTCCTCACCCTGTCGGGAACGTTCAGGAGATTCCCAAAGCCTTGGCTGTCTTCCGGACATCCGCCGGCTTCACCCAGAGCATGGCCCCGAAATGTCCTTTCCCGTCCGCGACCGCTTCGAGGGCTGTCACATTGATGCCGGCCCGGCCGAGCTTCTCCATGACCCCGTGGACCGCACCCGGCCGGTCACCGCCCTGGATCAGGAAGACGGTCCTCTTCCCGGTCAATCGAAAACCGGCCTTCCTCATCGC contains:
- a CDS encoding protein-L-isoaspartate(D-aspartate) O-methyltransferase gives rise to the protein MRSRRFVIALWAVLFCLPAPPGGAQEDPYHEKRQAMVRDQIAGEGISDPRVLAAMREVPRHLLVPAEYRTRAYDPRPLPIGEGQTISQPYVVAFMTEILRLKPGDRVLEVGTGSGYQAAIAAKIAGEVYTVEIFPSLADRARRNLESLGLRNVFVRKGDGYYGWKEKAPFDAIIVTCAGGHIPPPLLSQLRNGGRMIMPVGGPFLTQNL